A DNA window from Aspergillus nidulans FGSC A4 chromosome V contains the following coding sequences:
- a CDS encoding putative C6 transcription factor (transcript_id=CADANIAT00003791), producing MSGDLRRPRAGACVTCRSRKRRCIPTPNGDGCQLCHETAKPCSLKIVSRFERARNGGRYQSIGGNAPLNLPSNGCEAPEAPLGGLASRDIWVELVQLYFRFIHDIAHTIFHKPSFLCRLYNGTAPMIQVYAIFSSNPTFEGSAPCDRGKAFVAEAVRLCQPYMISPSLETAQAFLLIGYYFSGESNVDGKHIYVGLARLHAERLSLSDNLSAVYQEEYRRTWLSIHITSHWSAWDMAMEPLNLPNGSDFLPRIDDATFRTTNAALLNANHIQDEFRCDMWAQMARTIGIFAKVNNVLRRLSRNMISFDDYCVEAAELEASLDRWAESLSPMLTWSFENLMLLAGRRLGQLYLAMHVGFFHFKQMLFFPFLDARASKNPKPSGADKCKDSASVVSSILQYSKNIKDCELENFIYGHIGVVSSCVHLHTLLFSDDYRELSITRQRLVSNFQYLMALKSYWPIVEHFAIQLRTFQNSCRDSISDPFMLDNWMARFLTEHSSLLSERQLSQPAEPGGPLASDPKTSSGTATPEMLPTIESMTTYANGNHGSSITEDELSQWNDLSRLLHDQDITGEALVDSALTWLLDDRGNQVASI from the exons ATGTCAGGCGACCTGAGGAGGCCGAGAGCAGGGGCCTGTGTGACTTGTCG GTCCCGCAAGCGCCGCTGCATTCCGACGCCCAACGGAGACGGCTGTCAGCTTTGCCATGAAACAGCAAAGCCCTGCAGTCTCAAGATCGTATCACGCTTCGAGAGGGCGAGAAATGGTGGACGGTACCAGTCGATCGGCGGAAACGCGCCGCTGAATCTGCCGTCCAACGGTTGCGAGGCTCCCGAGGCTCCTCTTGGAGGGCTGGCATCGCGAGATATCTGGGTCGAGCTTGTTCAGCTCTACTTTCGCTTTATACATGACATTGCCCATACAATATTCCATAAGCCCAGCTTCCTCTGTCGCCTCTATAATGGCACAGCGCCCATGATCCAGGTCTATGCAAT ATTTTCCAGCAACCCGACCTTTGAAGGATCAGCTCCGTGCGATCGAGGAAAGGCGTTCGTCGCGGAAGCAGTTCGCCTTTGCCAGCCGTATATGATATCCCCGAGTCTGGAGACGGCCCAAGCTTTTTTGTTGATCGGGTATTATTTCAGCGGGGAGAGCAATGTGGATGGTAAACATATATACGTTGGGTTGGCTCGTTTGCATGCCGAGAGACTATCGCTCAGCGACAATCTGAGTGCTGTTTATCAGGAGGAGTACCGGCGGACTTGGCTGTCAATTCACATTACGAGCCATTGGTCGGCGTGGGATATGGCAATGGAGCCCCTCAATTTGCCTAACGGATCGGACTTCTTACCTAGAATTGACGATGCAACTTTCCGCACCACCAACGCCGCGCTCCTCAATGCCAACCATATCCAGGATGAATTTCGCTGTGACATGTGGGCGCAAATGGCACGAACGATTGGGATATTTGCTAAGGTGAATAATGTATTACGACGTCTGAGCCGCAATATGATCTCCTTTGATGACTATTGTGTGGAAGCAGCGGAACTGGAAGCTTCCTTGGACCGATGGGCCGAAAGCCTGTCCCCGATGTTGACGTGGAGTTTTGAAAACCTCATGTTGCTGGCGGGAAGGCGGCTCGGTCAGTTATATCTGGCTATGcatgttggcttcttccacttcaaGCAAATGCTCTTTTTCCCATTCCTGGATGCCAGAGCCTCGAAGAATCCAAAACCCAGCGGAGCTGACAAGTGCAAGGACAGCGCGTCTGTAGTCTCGTCTATCCTGCAATATTCCAAAAACATCAAGGACTGCGAACTGGAGAACTTCATATATGGTCACATTGGTGTCGTCAGTTCGTGTGTTCATCTCCATACGCTTTTATTCAGCGATGATTACCGAGAACTCTCTATCACAAGACAGCGTCTAGTATCCAACTTTCAGTATCTGATGGCGCTCAAGTCATATTGGCCGATTGTGGAGCATTTT GCCATCCAGCTGCGGACATTCCAAAATTCCTGCAGGGACTCCATATCAGATCCATTTATGCTTGACAACTGGATGGCTCGATTCCTCACAGAACACTCGTCGCTGCTGTCGGAGAGGCAGCTATCCCAACCCGCCGAACCTGGGGGACCTCTGGCGAGCGACCCTAAGACGAGCTCGGGAACTGCTACGCCTGAGATGCTGCCTACGATCGAATCCATGACTACTTATGCCAATGGGAACCACGGATCAAGCATAACAGAGGATGAATTATCACAATGGAACGATCTGTCGCGCTTGTTACATGACCAGGATATAACAGGGGAAGCCCTGGTTGACAGCGCCTTGACCTGGTTATTGGACGATCGAGGTAACCAAGTGGCTTCGATATGA
- a CDS encoding uncharacterized protein (transcript_id=CADANIAT00003792) — translation MAGQVSLESLTFEHHDTGFGVGTATPRLSWRFLTAEGCPHNWKQTAYEIQITRREELEIETHLVTGDASVLVPWPSTPLKSRESAQVRVRAFGRGVGQPEVEPTNWSSWTMVECALLNREDWAALPITDPAKATDGPLRPQRFRKSFDLSGMGTISQARLYITSLGIYRAFINGCEVSDHCLAPGWTSYRYRLNYQTLDIAPFLNRDGPNTIAIEVAEGWYATRLGFLGGRRQLYGDKIAAVAQLEVRFKAESFSLVTDHTWTCQQSATLTSEYYDGEIYDAREETPGWNSSFVESGNSPWVPVQVLPFPTATLVAPDAPPVRVTEEIKPVSVQKTPLGKTIVDFGQNLVGRLRVRSVNKPPGSRVTFRHAEALEHGELATRPLRIAKCTDEIICAGKELTNWSPQYTFHGFRYVQVDGWDENSDGSLLANLTALVMHTDMRRTGWFSCSNQMVNQLHKNALWSMRGNFVSIPTDCPQRDERLGWTGDIQIFGPSANFLYDTSAMLGNWLQDVAVEQLNEGKDGCVPPFVVPNVIPEELWPPTPQAQWDDVVILGPWALYQSYGDSGILHRQYKSMLAWIDRGIQRGPDGLWDPEVWQLGDWLDPTAPPVEPGDTRTNGTLVADAFLVRITSVMSQISEILGEVEHSKRFQEQLGRLKAAFQAKYIASSGLLVGDTQTALSLAIIFELHATAEQVKVAASRLVELVRLAQFRVATGFAGTPIITHALTKGGYPQIAYRMLLEKRCPSWMYPITMGATTMWERWDSMLPDGSINPGEMTSFNHYAFGSIINWLHSIVAGISPLVPGWKEFSVQPIPGGNIDSAEAVYETPYGRLECRWRIEIDRDIFTLELLVPPNSRALVTLPSDTNLTGQQQQQGEWDASDFLLHAISRKKRCITPQPGRSCISCSQKRRKCDLVDDYRGNSGSSAFNGRLSIPHSDSRIHRPETRIAPAEGKINVSQPDLSLPPEHVCNELVDLYFDLIDEKQLLLFHRTTFIAEQRAGRVPEFLVLGMIALMARFSSNSYFEGVHPWHRARPWFKAAMRSFNARSELINLASLQGSILLSFVALAEGDSAQEALLTSQAICMVRMLRLPENLSDDPIKREVEIRMFWVMWMMENWHAARVLIPKQLTASSTFRRPLEEEAYRNMKSTDSPDHYSETRIDALGLRSNGLWTWMLPLSTFHDQVMRLNDEIVQNTISEIDIRQRVREISHEIDCYLRDLPRHLQHTSENRERHFARDLGREFTILQLNYHHQCQMLYYQFLNKKARLPDGSTDHEAVMYAARCKAHATALSQVMWDTNSRPGMECLWSPVNGHLLVVASSVLLYTLLFDTDDESIEKAKRLLEQNFIMLLQFRKHWSLVEFSMTRLKAFHRACQMNSTQENFDMDRWMIYFLNRYDASVSERYNDGVNESLTAAPETPATDSWLEFSK, via the exons ATGGCCGGACAGGTATCTCTAGAGTCCCTGACATTCGAGCATCATGACACTGGCTTTGGCGTAGGAACAGCTACTCCACGACTTTCCTGGCGCTTTCTGACTGCCGAAGGGTGTCCTCACAACTGGAAACAGACGGCATATGAGATCCAGATCACCCGTCGCGAAGAATTGGAGATAGAAACTCATCTGGTAACCGGTGATGCCTCAGTTCTGGTGCCATGGCCAAGTACGCCGTTGAAGTCCCGAGAATCTGCCCAGGTACGGGTACGGGCTTTCGGTCGCGGGGTCGGCCAGCCTGAGGTGGAGCCAACTAATTGGTCGTCCTGGACTATGGTCGAGTGTGCGCTGCTCAACAGAGAGGACTGGGCTGCACTTCCCATCACAGATCCGGCAAAGGCAACCGATGGCCCCTTACGTCCTCAACGATTCCGCAAGTCGTTCGACCTTTCGGGAATGGGGACCATTTCTCAAGCACGCCTTTATATCACGAGCTTGGGTATCTACCGAGCATTCATTAATGGATGCGAGGTTAGTGACCATTGCCTGGCGCCAGGTTGGACGAGCTATCGCTACCGGTTGAACTATCAGACGCTGGACATTGCGCCATTTCTCAACCGCGATGGGCCAAATACAATTGCAATCGAAGTCGCGGAGGGTTGGTATGCAACCCGCCTGGGCTTTTTGGGCGGACGAAGGCAACTTTACGGTGACAAAATTGCGGCAGTTGCACAATTGGAGGTCCGATTCAAGGCTGAATCCTTTTCTCTTGTTACGGACCACACATGGACTTGTCAGCAAAGTGCGACCCTAACGAGCGAATACTATGACGGTGAGATCTACGATGCGCGCGAGGAAACCCCGGGCTGGAACAGCAGTTTTGTCGAAAGCGGCAACTCGCCCTGGGTGCCGGTCCAAGTGCTGCCTTTCCCAACTGCAACATTGGTCGCCCCAGACGCTCCCCCTGTTAGGGTCACGGAAGAGATCAAACCCGTATCAGTCCAAAAAACCCCATTAGGGAAGACTATTGTGGACTTTGGCCAAAACCTCGTTGGCCGATTACGTGTACGTTCGGTCAACAAACCACCCGGATCCCGCGTTACTTTCAGGCATGCCGAGGCTTTGGAACATGGAGAGCTCGCGACCCGGCCGTTGCGCATCGCAAAATGTACGGATGAAATCATTTGCGCTGGTAAAGAGTTGACTAATTGGTCGCCTCAATACACGTTTCATGGATTCCGCTACGTCCAAGTCGATGGATGGGACGAAAATAGCGACGGTTCATTGCTTGCAAACCTTACGGCGCTGGTGATGCACACTGACATGCGACGGACTGGCTGGTTTTCATGCTCAAACCAAATGGTTAACCAACTGCATAAAAACGCTTTGTGGAGTATGCGAGGCAACTTTGTGTCTATCCCGACAGACTGCCCTCAACGTGATGAACGCcttggctggactggagaTATTCAAATTTTCGGTCCGTCTGCAAACTTCCTCTATGATACCTCCGCCATGCTGGGTAATTGGCTTCAAGACGTTGCTGTGGAACAGCTCAATGAAGGAAAGGATGGATGTGTGCCACCGTTTGTTGTGCCGAACGTAATACCTGAAGAACTTTGGCCACCAACGCCGCAAGCACAATGGGACGACGTGGTAATTTTGGGCCCATGGGCATTGTATCAATCCTATGGTGACTCTGGCATTCTTCACCGACAATACAAGAGCATGCTCGCTTGGATTGACAGAGGCATCCAACGAGGTCCAGACGGACTCTGGGACCCTGAGGTGTGGCAACTGGGAGATTGGCTGGACCCAACTGCACCGCCAGTAGAACCGGGAGACACGCGGACTAATGGGACATTGGTGGCAGATGCCTTTCTAGTTCGTATCACATCTGTAATGTCTCAGATCAGTGAGATCCTGGGAGAAGTCGAGCATTCAAAGCGATTCCAGGAACAACTTGGTCGGCTGAAGGCCGCATTTCAAGCCAAATACATTGCCTCATCAGGCCTGCTCGTAGGAGATACCCAGACAGCCTTGAGCCTTGCGATTATTTTCGAGCTACATGCTACCGCCGAACAAGTGAAGGTGGCAGCTAGCCGCTTGGTTGAGTTGGTGCGCCTGGCGCAGTTCCGCGTGGCAACGGGGTTTGCTGGAACTCCCATCATCACCCACGCCTTGACGAAAGGCGGTTATCCACAAATAGCATACCGGATGCTGCTTGAGAAGCGTTGTCCGTCCTGGATGTACCCCATAACTATGGGCGCGACGACCATGTGGGAGAGATGGGACAGCATGCTTCCTGACGGCTCGATCAACCCTGGAGAGATGACTAGCTTCAACCACTACGCTTTTGGTTCGATCATCAACTGGCTTCATAGCATCGTAGCTGGGATCAGCCCACTCGTTCCCGGATGGAAAGAATTCAGCGTCCAACCAATTCCCGGGGGCAATATTGACTCTGCTGAGGCTGTTTATGAGACCCCCTATGGGCGGTTAGAATGTCGATGGAGGATCGAGATCGACAGAGATATTTTTACGCTGGAGCTCCTTGTTCCGCCGAACTCCCGTGCTCTCGTCACCTTGCCGAGTGATACAAACCTTACtggacagcaacagcagcaggggGAATGG GATGCGTCCGATTTCCTCCTGCACGCAAT ATCTCGCAAGAAACGATGTATAACGCCACAGCCTGGAAGATCATGCATCTCCTGTTCCCAGAAAAGACGGAAATGCGATCTAGTTGACGACTATCGGGGCAACTCTGGCAGTAGCGCTTTCAACGGCCGCCTAAGCATTCCTCATTCTGATTCACGCATCCATCGACCAGAGACGAGGATCGCCCCCGCGGAAGGCAAGATCAACGTATCGCAGCCAGATCTCAGCCTGCCCCCAGAACATGTGTGCAATGAGCTCGTTGACCTGTACTTTGATTTGATTGATgagaagcagctgcttctcttccatcgCACCACCTTCATAGCGGAACAACGCGCTGGAAGGGTTCCAGAATTTCTTGTCCTCGGCATGATTGCTCTGATGGCCCG TTTTTCCTCCAATTCGTACTTCGAGGGCGTTCATCCCTGGCACAGAGCGCGGCCCTGGTTCAAGGCGGCAATGCGGTCATTCAACGCCCGATCAGAGCTGATTAACTTGGCGTCTCTGCAAGGAAGTATCTTACTGTCGTTCGTCGCCCTCGCTGAGGGCGATTCCGCTCAGGAGGCGCTGTTAACCTCTCAAGCTATTTGCATGGTGCGGATGTTGCGCTTGCCTGAAAATCTGAGCGATGATCCTATTAAACGCGAGGTGGAGATCAGAA TGTTCTGGGTAATGTGGATGATGGAGAACTGGCACGCTGCACGCGTTCTTATCCCAAAGCAGCTCACGGCTAGCTCTACTTTTAGGAGACcgctggaggaagaagcataCAGAAACATGAAGTCCACTGATTCACCGGACCATTATTCCGAAACGAGGATTGATGCCTTGGGTCTCCGATCAAACGGCTTGTGGACGTGGATGCTCCCACTATCAACATTCCACGACCAGGTCATGCGGCTCAATGATGAGATAGTTCAGAACACAATAAGCGAGATCGATATTCGACAGCGAGTCAGGGAGATATCGCACGAAATAGATTGCTATCTTCGTGACTTACCACGTCATCTGCAACACACATCCGAGAACCGGGAGCGGCATTTTGCCCGTGACTTGGGCCGCGAGTTTACAATCCTGCAATTGAACTACCACCACCAGTGCCAAATGCTATATTACCAATTCCTCAATAAGAAAGCCAGATTGCCTGACGGCAGCACTGACCATGAGGCCGTGATGTACGCGGCCAGATGCAAAGCACATGCCACGGCGCTCAGCCAGGTGATGTGGGATACTAATTCGCGCCCCGGTATGGAATGCCTCTGGTCTCCCGTGAACGGGCACCTCCTGGTCGTCGCGTCGTCTGTTTTACTATATACGCTTCTTTTTGATACGGACGATGAGAGCATCGAAAAAGCCAAGAGACTACTGGAGCAGAATTTCATAATGCTGCTTCAGTTCCGAAAACACTGGTCGCTCGTGGAGTTCTCCATGACTCGCCTGAAGGCATTCCATCGAGCTTGTCAAATGAACAGCACACAAGAGAACTTCGATATGGATCGCTGGATGATTTATTTTTTGAATCGCTACGATGCCAGCGTATCGGAACGGTACAATGATGGTGTCAATGAGTCACTAACAGCTGCCCCGGAGACTCCTGCAACTGATTCATGGCTGGAATTTTCCAAGTGA
- a CDS encoding glycoside hydrolase family 127 protein (transcript_id=CADANIAT00003793), protein MAFQQVPVRNVNITSAFWSQMRQCSKEKTIPAIIKAQKSLQHWYCLTWKEGHEIQPHPFWDSDIYKIVEAACYFLMKDKDDELMATVEEAADMIRAAQHPDGYINSYYTVLGIDKRWTNLRDMHELYCLGHLTEACVAYETLTNSGRLLEPVLKALRHVDSVFGAEPGKKRGYPGHQEIEIGLLRLYELCGEPVLLKLAKYFISERGRRDTNGETYFDHEARARGGDPYDHFGSEMKAWFQHPRDYSYNQADRPLVETTEVKGHAVRAMYYYIAATDLVRLTGDEEIKAALDRMWMDMTERKLYVTGGIGAMRQWEGFGAKYVLADTDESGICYAETCACFALIIWCQRMLQLDLDAKYADVMEVGLYNGFLGAVGLDGGSFYYQNPLRTYTGHPKERSEWFEVACCPPNVAKLLGSMESLIYSFKDDLVAIHLYIESDFTVPETGVVVSQKTNMPWSGDVEISVKGTTALALRIPTWAEGYSSSVQGEVKNGYLYIPHSQDLEVKLSFTLKARKLYPNPATEKDQICITRGPLVYCIEDVDNEVDIDHVGLVDGPVTDGEPIDIATVNDVIPVKATGRELVKGQNHLYASEPWKYGDKKNLLYVPYFLRANRGGKGGMTVWAKRLEAS, encoded by the exons ATGGCTTTCCAGCAAGTGCCTGTCCGTAATGTCAACATTACGTCCGCCTTCTGGTCGCAAATGCGGCAATGCTCCAAAGAAAAGACCATTCCAGCCATTATCAAAGCGCAAAAGTCCTTGCAGCATTGGTACTGCCTGACGTGGAAAGAGGGTCACGAGATCCAGCCTCAT CCTTTCTGGGATAGTGACATATATAAAATCGTCGAAGCGGCATGCTACTTTCTTATGAAAGACAAGGACGACGAGCTGATGGCTActgttgaggaggcggccgACATGATACGAGCAGCACAGCACCCGGACGGCTATATCAACTCTTATTATACAGTGCTTGGAATCGACAAGCGATGGACCAACTTACGCGATATGCATGAGCTTTACTGTCTCGGCCATCTAACAGAGGCTTGCGTAGCCTATGAGACCCTCACAAACAGTGGACGGTTGTTGGAACCGGTACTGAAGGCCCTTCGACACGTTGATTCTGTTTTTGGAGCCGAGccgggaaagaagagaggatATCCTGGGCATCAGGAGATCGAGATTGGTCTTCTGAGGCTATACGAACTATGTGGTGAGCCTGTTTTGCTGAAGCTTGCCAAATACTTCATCAGTGAGCGAGGTCGGAGAGATACCAATGGTGAGACTTATTTCGACCACGAAGCCAGAGCCCGGGGCGGAGATCCATATGATCACTTTGGTTCCGAGATGAAAGCCTGGTTCCAGCACCCGCGGGATTATAGCTACAATCAGGCTGATCGACCCCTTGTTGAGACCACGGAAGTGAAGGGTCATGCGGTGCGTGCAATGTATTACTACATCGCAGCGACCGACCTGGTTCGTCTTactggagacgaagagatcAAGGCTGCACTGGACCGCATGTGGATGGACATGACAGAGCGGAAATTGTACGTCACAGGGGGTATTGGAGCCATGCGTCAGTGGGAAGGCTTTGGTGCCAAATACGTTCTAGCTGATACCGACGAGTCAGGGATATGTTATGCCGAAACTTGTGCCTGCTTTGCGTTGATTATCTGGTGTCAAAGGATGCTTCAGCTTGACCTGGATGCCAAATACGCCGATGTGATGGAAGTCGGACTGTATAACGGCTTTCTTGGAGCCGTGGGATTGGATGGGGGGTCGTTCTATTACCAAAACCCCCTACGAACATATACTGGCCACCCAAAGGAAAGAAGTGAGTGGTTCGAGGTTGCTTGCTGTCCACCGAATGTCGCGAAATTATTGGGGTCAATGGAATCTCTTATTTATTCATTCAAGGATGATCTGGTCGCCATTCATCTTTATATTGAGAGCGACTTCACAGTCCCGGAGACCGGTGTGGTGGTTTCTCAGAAAACAAATATGCCTTGGTCAGGCGACGTCGAGATAAGCGTCAAGGGAACGACAGCCCTGGCATTGCGAATTCCAACCTGGGCAGAAGGATACTCGAGCTCGGTTCAGGGAGAGGTCAAAAATGGCTATCTTTACATTCCTCACTCTCAGGATTTGGAAGTGAAGCTCTCCTTCACCCTCAAAGCACGAAAGCTCTATCCCAACCCAGCAACAGAAAAGGATCAGATCTGTATCACACGTGGACCATTGGTATACTGCATTGAAGATGTTGACAACGAAGTCGACATTGACCATGTTGGTTTGGTAGACGGCCCTGTGACTGACGGTGAACCAATCGATATCGCGACGGTCAATGATGTGATCCCAGTGAAGGCAACTGGCAGAGAATTGGTAAAGGGGCAAAATCATTTGTATGCATCGGAGCCATGGAAGTACGGCGACAAAAAGAATCTTCTCTATGTACCATACTTTCTGCGGGCGAATCGGGGCGGCAAGGGCGGGATGACAGTCTGGGCTAAGCGACTAGAAGCCTCATAG
- a CDS encoding putative MFS alpha-glucoside transporter (transcript_id=CADANIAT00003794) yields the protein MTSQRVVPSEREVAELRRVEGQTADLIRQAQESDEADRKLTIRQAVKKYKKAVFWALFLSTSLVMEGYDLVIITSFYGQTQFKERFGVYDPASDQKLIPAAWQSGISNSALVGQLAGLVVNSICQDRFGCRRTMMVFMVWMAVAIFVPVFAPSLPVLAFGEAFCGIPWGVFQTLSTTYASEVVPTVLRPYVTAYVCMCWGAGILLSSGVVRAVAGLQGELGWRLPFMLQWVWPLPLFIGAYFAPESPWNSVRRDKIDEARTNLMRLYQDMPEREHQVEQTLAYIKYTTEMEKAETANASFLECFKGTNLRRTEINCVVWAAQILCGNAILGYSVVFLQAAGFSELQAFNINISLSACYIVGGIICWFLFPHVGRATIYMSGLTFMFFCLVTIGGLAWGPGKDAQLAIGILLVISTLCNMIAIGPTCYPIVAETPSGRLRYKTITIGRFVYNLTSIFTNSVTPRMLSSTSWNWGAKAAFFYAGTNLLCNIWCWFRLPETKDRTFGEIDLLFTHRVPARKFKSTHVNQFAHGGDYVSKQEVEHKENVE from the exons ATGACATCTCAACGTGTCGTTCCTTCTGAACGTGAGGTCGCTGAGCTTCGGAGGGTAGAGGGTCAGACAGCCGATCTCATCCGCCAGGCGCAAGAGAGCGATGAAGCCGATCGCAAGTTGACCATCCGTCAGGCCGTGAAGAAATACAAAAAAGCAGTCTTCTGGGCCTTATTTCTGTCTACTAGTTTGGTCATGGAGGGGTATGACCTGGTGATA ATCACTTCATTCTACGGCCAAACCCAGTTCAAGGAGCGTTTCGGCGTCTACGACCCAGCTTCAGACCAGAAGCTGATTCCAGCTGCATGGCAGTCCGGTATATCGAACTCGGCTCTGGTCGGCCAACTAGCTGGTCTTGTTGTCAACAGCATCTGCCAGGACCGGTTCGGCTGCCGTCGAACAATGATGGTCTTCATGGTGTGGATGGCTGTCGCCATATTCGTTCCTGTCTTTGCGCCATCTCTTCCAGTGCTCGCTTTTGGAGAGGCATTTTGCGGTATACCCTGGGGCGTATTTCAG ACGCTGTCAACCACATATGCTTCCGAAGTAGTGCCAACAGTTCTCAGACCATATGTCACCGCGTATGTCTGTATGTGCTGGGGCGCCGgcatccttctctcctctgGCGTTGTTAGGGCTGTAGCAGGACTCCAGGGCGAATTGGGCTGGCGGCTCCCATTCATGTTGCAATGGGTCTGGCCCCTTCCACTTTTCATCGGCGCATACTTTGCTCCAGAATCCCCTTGGAACTCGGTGCGTCGGGATAAGATCGACGAGGCAAGGACAAACTTGATGCGGCTATACCAGGATATGCCGGAGCGAGAGCATCAAGTGGAACAAACCTTGGCCTATATCAAATACACGacagagatggagaaagccGAGACTGCCAACGCTAGCTTTCTCGAATGCTTCAAGGGGACCAACCTGCGGCGAACTGAGATT AATTGTGTTGTTTGGGCAGCCCAAATTCTCTGCGGAAACGCGATCCTTGGATACTCAGTCGTGTTTCTCCAGGCCGCGGGCTTCAGCGAACTGCAAGCattcaacatcaacatttCGTTATCGGCCTGTTACATTGTCGGCGGCATCATTTGTTGGTTCCTCTTCCCCCACGTCGGGAGGGCGACAATCTACATGAGCGGGCTGACCTTCATGTTCTTCTGCCTGGTCACCATCGGAGGACTAGCTTGGGGTCCAGGGAAAGACGCCCAGCTTGCCATCGGTATCCTCCTTGTCATTTCCACGTTATGCAACATGATTGCCATTGGGCCGACATGCTACCCCATTGTCGCAGAGACACCGTCCGGAAGGCTGAGATACAAGACAATCACCATTGGTCGGTTTGTTTATAACCTAACCAGCATATTCACCAACTCTGTCACGCCTCGCATGCTCTCCTCCACAT CCTGGAATTGGGGAGCCAAGGCCGCCTTCTTCTACGCAGGGACCAACCTGCTTTGCAACATCTGGTGCTGGTTTCGGCTTCCTGAGACGAAAGATCGGACGTTTGGTGAAATCGATCTGCTTTTTACCCATCGTGTTCCGGCGAGGAAGTTCAAGTCTACTCATGTCAACC AATTCGCCCATGGCGGCGACTATGTGTCGAAGCAAGAGGTCGAACACAAGGAGAACGTGGAATAG